A DNA window from Tenuifilaceae bacterium CYCD contains the following coding sequences:
- the prmC gene encoding release factor glutamine methyltransferase: MNSYTLKQLFDTIGSRLSSIYSGNEVQAIRKLLFDKVVGIPHFNVHINPNVNVDVETVTRISDILNELEQGKPVQYAIGEADFMDMIFMVNPNVLIPRPETEELVSWIVGNNKNASPKILDIGTGTGCIAIALAKYITNVQVSAIDISPMALNTAELNAKNNDVRVDFINADILAAPAIANAPFDIIVSNPPYVREMEKQVMHRNVTEFEPHLALFVSNNDPLLFYRTITINAHRWLKRDGQLYFEINEAFGNEIKDLLIENGFKDVEVRKDINGKNRMAYGRR, encoded by the coding sequence ATGAACAGTTACACCCTAAAGCAGCTGTTTGATACAATTGGCTCTCGATTATCGTCAATCTATTCAGGCAATGAGGTTCAGGCTATTCGGAAACTACTTTTCGATAAAGTTGTTGGCATCCCCCACTTCAACGTTCATATCAACCCCAATGTCAACGTTGACGTTGAAACCGTAACAAGAATTAGTGATATCCTAAACGAGCTCGAACAGGGAAAACCTGTTCAGTATGCCATTGGCGAAGCCGATTTTATGGATATGATCTTTATGGTAAACCCAAACGTGCTAATCCCCCGACCCGAAACCGAAGAGTTGGTTAGCTGGATAGTCGGAAACAACAAAAACGCTTCGCCTAAAATACTAGATATAGGAACTGGCACTGGGTGCATTGCCATTGCTTTAGCAAAATACATCACAAACGTTCAGGTTTCAGCAATAGACATCTCGCCTATGGCTCTAAATACCGCGGAACTAAATGCCAAAAACAATGATGTTCGGGTTGATTTTATCAATGCTGATATTCTTGCAGCACCAGCCATTGCCAACGCCCCGTTCGATATTATAGTCAGCAATCCACCCTATGTAAGGGAGATGGAAAAGCAGGTTATGCACAGAAATGTTACCGAATTTGAGCCACACCTTGCCCTTTTTGTAAGCAATAACGACCCGTTGCTTTTCTACAGAACAATAACCATCAACGCCCATAGGTGGCTGAAAAGGGATGGGCAGCTCTACTTCGAGATAAACGAGGCTTTCGGTAACGAAATAAAGGATCTACTGATTGAAAACGGGTTTAAGGATGTTGAAGTAAGAAAAGACATCAACGGAAAGAACAGAATGGCATACGGCAGAAGATAG
- a CDS encoding ATP-dependent DNA helicase RecQ gives MSVNTAEVSLKEYLTKYFGFTTFKGNQEVIIRNILAGNDTFVLMPTGGGKSLCYQLPALILDGTAIVISPLIALMKNQVDSMRSFVVEDGVAHFLNSSLNKAQIQKVKQDVTSGVTKMLYVAPESLTKEDNIQFLKQIKISFYAIDEAHCISEWGHDFRPEYRRIRPIINEIGNAPLIALTATATPKVQSDIQKNLGMLDATVFKSSFNRSNLYYEIRPKVNAVKEIIKYIKNNTGKSGIIYCLSRKKVEEMAEILKVNGIKALPYHAGMDASTRSDNQDKFLMEEVDVIVATIAFGMGIDKPDVRFVIHYDIPKSLEGYYQETGRAGRDGGEGQCITFYSYKDIQKLEKFMQGKPVSEQEIGKQLLLETVSYAESSMCRRKSLLNYFGEEYTEDNCGTCDNCLHPKTQFEGHEQLQMVLETIIAVNQKFKADHVINILMGNVTAAIKSYKHNKLDTFGEGAEKDQRFWNSIVRQALVMKFIDKDIDNYGLLFLTPKGQDYIKKPFDVMFTLDHEYEEGDDDESVGMPMDKSGSADDELLNMLKDLRKKVAKKKNLPPFVIFQDPSLEDMSIQYPITLEELQNISGVGAGKAKRFGQEFIDLIKTYVEDKDIIRPQDMVVKSVANKSLLKVYIIQSIDRKMDLNDIAEAKSLEMNELLNEIEAIVNSGTKINIDYYIGNVVDEDKQEEIFEYFRNEAESESVEEAISALGEEDYTEEEIRLMRIKFMSEMGN, from the coding sequence ATGAGTGTAAATACAGCAGAAGTTTCATTAAAAGAATATCTGACTAAATACTTTGGATTTACTACATTCAAAGGTAATCAGGAAGTTATTATTAGGAATATTTTGGCAGGTAACGATACGTTCGTGCTAATGCCTACCGGCGGTGGAAAATCGCTTTGTTATCAGTTACCAGCACTAATTCTTGATGGTACCGCTATAGTAATCTCACCGCTAATCGCGTTGATGAAAAATCAGGTTGACTCCATGCGCAGTTTTGTTGTTGAGGATGGAGTTGCCCATTTTTTAAATTCATCGCTTAATAAAGCACAAATCCAAAAGGTTAAGCAGGATGTAACTAGCGGAGTCACCAAAATGCTTTACGTTGCACCAGAATCCTTAACCAAGGAAGACAATATTCAGTTTCTGAAGCAAATAAAGATTTCGTTTTATGCCATTGACGAAGCGCACTGCATTTCGGAATGGGGTCATGACTTCAGACCAGAGTACCGCCGTATTCGTCCAATAATAAACGAAATAGGAAACGCTCCACTTATAGCGCTAACAGCAACGGCAACCCCAAAGGTTCAAAGCGATATTCAAAAGAACCTCGGCATGCTAGATGCTACTGTATTTAAATCATCATTTAACAGGTCAAATCTTTACTACGAAATTCGACCAAAAGTTAACGCTGTTAAGGAGATCATAAAATATATCAAGAATAACACCGGAAAATCTGGAATTATATACTGCCTCAGCCGCAAGAAGGTGGAGGAGATGGCAGAAATTCTGAAGGTTAACGGCATTAAGGCCCTACCCTACCATGCAGGCATGGATGCGTCGACTCGCTCCGATAATCAGGATAAATTTCTGATGGAGGAAGTTGATGTGATTGTTGCCACCATTGCATTTGGCATGGGGATCGACAAACCCGATGTTCGATTTGTAATTCACTACGACATACCAAAGAGTCTCGAGGGATATTACCAAGAAACAGGACGTGCAGGACGTGACGGCGGCGAAGGGCAATGCATTACCTTTTACAGCTACAAGGACATTCAAAAACTGGAGAAGTTTATGCAGGGTAAACCCGTATCGGAACAGGAAATCGGAAAGCAACTGCTACTAGAAACCGTTTCGTACGCTGAATCTTCGATGTGCCGCCGCAAATCGCTACTAAACTATTTTGGCGAAGAGTACACCGAGGATAACTGTGGAACCTGTGACAACTGCTTGCATCCAAAAACTCAGTTCGAAGGACACGAGCAGCTGCAAATGGTTCTGGAAACCATAATTGCCGTTAACCAAAAGTTCAAAGCCGACCATGTTATCAACATCCTCATGGGAAATGTTACTGCGGCAATCAAATCATACAAACACAATAAACTTGACACCTTTGGAGAAGGTGCTGAAAAGGATCAGCGATTCTGGAACTCAATTGTTCGCCAAGCATTGGTAATGAAGTTCATCGACAAGGATATTGATAACTATGGATTACTGTTCCTTACACCCAAAGGACAGGATTACATCAAAAAGCCTTTTGATGTAATGTTCACGCTGGATCACGAGTACGAGGAGGGCGATGATGATGAATCAGTAGGAATGCCAATGGACAAATCGGGCTCAGCTGACGATGAACTCCTTAATATGCTCAAAGATTTAAGGAAAAAAGTTGCAAAAAAGAAAAACCTTCCACCTTTTGTCATCTTCCAGGATCCATCGTTAGAGGATATGTCTATTCAGTATCCCATCACCCTAGAGGAGTTGCAAAATATATCTGGAGTAGGTGCTGGAAAAGCAAAACGGTTCGGTCAGGAGTTTATCGATTTGATTAAAACCTACGTTGAGGATAAAGATATTATCCGTCCTCAGGATATGGTTGTAAAATCGGTTGCCAACAAATCGTTGCTCAAGGTTTATATTATACAAAGTATAGACCGAAAGATGGATTTAAACGACATTGCCGAGGCAAAGAGTTTGGAGATGAACGAATTGCTAAACGAAATAGAGGCCATCGTAAACTCTGGCACAAAAATAAACATCGATTACTATATCGGAAATGTGGTTGATGAGGATAAGCAGGAAGAAATTTTTGAGTATTTCCGAAATGAAGCCGAAAGCGAAAGTGTAGAGGAGGCAATAAGTGCCTTGGGAGAGGAAGACTATACCGAGGAGGAAATCCGCTTGATGCGAATAAAATTCATGTCGGAAATGGGAAATTAA
- the ribD gene encoding riboflavin biosynthesis protein RibD produces MDNSELDRMYMQRCLELAMNGIGNVAPNPMVGAVIVHNNKIIGEGFHAHYGEAHAEVNAINSVKDKSLLKDSTMYISLEPCSHYGKTPPCTDRIIELGIPNIVVATTDPNPKVSGRGIDILRQQGCNVTVGVLEDEAVELNRRFITYHTQKRPYVILKWAQTIDGFIDAIRQPSDPIEPIWITNEHARSLVHRWRSEEQAILVGTNTVERDNPHLNVRNWCGRAPIRVVVDRKLRLPKESHVFDGSQTTLLFMGNNSSSLARKPEFSGIPNLEMITIDFVKGIEAQILKELGNRDIISVIVEGGATLLNSFIQKGLWDEARVFVGNKFFGDGVKAPLFKGNPVTFDEIGDSKLFVYRNDESL; encoded by the coding sequence ATGGATAACTCGGAACTTGACAGGATGTACATGCAGCGTTGCCTCGAACTTGCAATGAATGGTATTGGTAATGTTGCGCCAAACCCAATGGTGGGGGCTGTTATTGTGCATAACAATAAAATCATTGGCGAGGGATTTCATGCCCATTACGGTGAGGCTCATGCCGAGGTTAATGCCATAAACTCTGTTAAGGATAAATCGTTGCTGAAGGATTCTACCATGTACATCTCGCTGGAGCCATGCTCGCATTACGGCAAAACACCCCCATGCACCGATAGGATAATTGAGTTGGGTATTCCTAATATTGTTGTGGCTACAACCGATCCAAACCCAAAGGTGAGTGGCCGTGGAATCGATATTCTACGTCAGCAGGGTTGTAATGTAACGGTTGGAGTTTTGGAAGATGAAGCTGTGGAGTTAAACCGCAGGTTTATTACATATCACACCCAAAAACGTCCCTATGTAATACTAAAATGGGCGCAAACCATCGATGGATTTATTGATGCCATTCGGCAGCCATCGGATCCCATTGAGCCAATTTGGATAACCAATGAGCATGCCCGGTCGCTGGTTCATAGGTGGAGAAGCGAGGAACAGGCTATACTGGTTGGTACAAATACAGTTGAGCGCGATAACCCGCATCTGAATGTTCGTAACTGGTGCGGTAGAGCACCTATTCGGGTTGTTGTGGATAGAAAGTTGAGGTTGCCAAAAGAATCACATGTTTTTGATGGCTCACAGACTACCTTACTTTTTATGGGGAATAATAGTAGTTCTTTGGCTCGCAAGCCAGAATTTTCGGGAATCCCAAATCTCGAGATGATTACAATTGATTTTGTGAAGGGGATAGAGGCTCAGATTTTAAAAGAACTGGGAAACCGTGATATTATATCGGTTATAGTAGAGGGTGGCGCAACACTCCTGAATAGTTTTATTCAGAAGGGTCTTTGGGACGAGGCTCGTGTATTTGTTGGCAACAAGTTTTTTGGCGATGGAGTTAAAGCACCCCTTTTCAAGGGAAATCCAGTAACCTTCGATGAAATCGGGGACAGCAAACTATTTGTTTACAGGAACGACGAAAGTTTGTAG
- the cas1 gene encoding CRISPR-associated endonuclease Cas1: MIKRTLYFGNPTYLKARDQQMVIEYPDGETENKSVPIEDVGVVILDSPQITITHVLLNKLLANNAAIITTDERHMPSGLLYPLETNTLQSERFAAQLSASVPLKKQLWQQTVQAKIQNQATLLKSTGIDVEPMQYWARSVKSGDPDNYEGRAAAFYWKNLFNGHTDDVFTRGRYDEEPNNLLNYGYAILRSVIARNLVASGLLPTLGIHHHNRYNAFCLADDTMEPYRPFVDQVVLEIVRSGIDCSELTKEIKAKLLVIPALDVVIDDKSSPLMVAAQRTTASLYDCFEGTSRKILYPTFA; the protein is encoded by the coding sequence ATGATAAAACGTACCCTTTACTTTGGCAACCCCACCTACCTCAAGGCTAGGGATCAGCAAATGGTGATTGAATACCCCGACGGTGAAACCGAAAACAAATCGGTTCCCATCGAGGATGTTGGGGTTGTAATCCTCGACTCGCCACAAATAACCATCACCCACGTACTGCTGAATAAACTGTTGGCCAACAACGCCGCGATAATTACCACCGACGAGCGGCACATGCCCTCGGGGCTGCTATACCCGCTTGAAACCAACACGCTCCAGAGCGAGCGATTTGCCGCACAGCTATCGGCCAGCGTACCACTAAAAAAGCAGCTATGGCAGCAAACGGTGCAGGCCAAAATTCAGAATCAGGCCACACTGCTCAAATCAACGGGGATTGATGTTGAGCCCATGCAATACTGGGCGCGGAGCGTTAAGAGTGGCGATCCGGACAACTACGAGGGGCGCGCCGCCGCCTTTTACTGGAAGAATCTATTCAATGGCCACACCGACGATGTTTTTACCCGCGGACGCTACGACGAAGAGCCCAACAACCTGCTCAACTACGGGTACGCAATCCTGCGCTCGGTAATTGCCCGAAACTTAGTGGCCAGTGGGCTACTCCCAACGCTGGGAATACACCACCACAACCGCTACAACGCATTCTGCCTAGCCGACGATACCATGGAGCCGTACCGTCCGTTTGTTGACCAAGTTGTGCTGGAGATAGTGAGATCCGGAATTGATTGCTCTGAGCTAACCAAGGAGATAAAGGCCAAACTTCTGGTTATCCCTGCACTGGATGTGGTGATTGACGATAAAAGCAGCCCGTTGATGGTTGCGGCACAGCGCACCACCGCATCGCTATACGACTGCTTTGAGGGTACTAGTCGGAAGATTCTGTATCCAACATTTGCGTAG
- a CDS encoding cytokinin riboside 5'-monophosphate phosphoribohydrolase, with the protein MKVCVYCASSNKVDEKYFNDAEILATDLARKGITIVYGGGSNGLMGKIADTALMHKGKVIGILPRFMDKVEWGHKGLTELILVKDMHERKSLLIEGVDAVVALPGGCGTLEELMEVITLKRLGKFTKPIIILNTDGFYEHLKALLNKMVEERFMRTEHVDIWTFVDKPEDIIPAIENAPKWDSDAINFAAV; encoded by the coding sequence ATGAAAGTTTGTGTTTACTGTGCATCCAGCAACAAGGTTGATGAGAAATATTTTAATGATGCTGAAATTTTAGCCACCGATTTAGCCCGTAAAGGTATTACAATTGTGTATGGCGGCGGCTCCAATGGATTAATGGGAAAAATAGCCGACACTGCGCTAATGCATAAGGGAAAAGTAATAGGTATCCTTCCGCGATTCATGGATAAGGTAGAGTGGGGACATAAAGGCCTCACGGAACTAATTCTGGTAAAGGATATGCACGAACGCAAAAGTTTGCTGATTGAAGGCGTTGATGCGGTTGTTGCGCTCCCTGGAGGTTGCGGAACGCTTGAAGAGTTGATGGAAGTTATTACGCTTAAAAGACTTGGCAAATTCACCAAACCCATCATTATTCTCAACACCGATGGATTTTACGAGCACTTAAAGGCTCTTCTGAACAAAATGGTTGAAGAGCGCTTTATGCGCACAGAGCATGTTGATATTTGGACATTCGTTGATAAACCCGAAGATATTATCCCTGCAATTGAGAATGCCCCCAAATGGGATAGCGATGCTATTAACTTTGCTGCGGTATAA
- the dnaE gene encoding DNA-directed DNA polymerase produces MGKFVHLHVHTQYSILDGASSINGLIDRAKELGMPGIAITDHGNMFGIKEFINATNKKNGSINDEIKRIKCEIENLHAEQDKGTDCSAKIDELNLQINEQQGKLFKPIIGCEVYVAKKNRFDKTDKEDRGNYHLILLAKNKEGYHNLVKLVSYGYTEGFYYKPRIDKELLRKYNKGLIASSACLGGEIPQAIMNGDINAAEQSIMEFKEIFGDDFYLELMLHKSGEPRIDEDVYENQLKVNKAIVELSAKTGTKCIATNDVHFVLAEEAQAHDRLICLNTGKDLDDINRMRYTFQEYLKSEAEMLSIFPNCHDAIYNTYEIYSKVETYSLSNKPIMPHFPLPEGFTDDNEYLRHLAYSGAKKRWGDSLPDNVIERLDFELGVIARMGFPGYFLIVWDFIRAARDIGVSVGPGRGSAAGSVVAYCLKITDIDPIKYDLLFERFLNPERISMPDIDIDFDEDGREEVLNYVVEKYGAKRVAHIVTFGTMAARSSIKDVARVQKLDLSTADRLAKLVPEKPGTTLKSAFKEVPELEKERNSDNALIRSTLQYAQVLEGTVRQTGVHACGIIIGRDDLEEYIPLSTNKEAKLFVTQYEGSHVEDIGLLKMDFLGLKTLSIIKDALQFIKESTGTDLDIDTIPLNDPKTFELFSKGETTAIFQFESPGMKKHMRALEPNRFEDLIAMNALYRPGPMEYIPSFINRKQGLEKIEYDIADMEEYLKDTYGITVYQEQVMLLSQKLAGFTKGQADALRKAMGKKLRKVMDELKEKFIEGCIKNGHDKAKVEKVWTDWEAFAEYAFNKSHSTCYAYVAYQTAFIKAHYPSQFMAAVLSRNLSDIKKITTFMDECRRIGIQVLGPDVNESHYKFAVMPNGDVRFGMGAIKGMGENAAANIIETRKGGGKFKDIYDFMERVNLQTVNKKNLEVLVVSGAFDNLSPVSRSTYFAPDSKGGTYLETLMRYGIKTQTEKLSNQMSLFGGTGGFDMPKPEPPKVDEWPTIELLNREKEVIGIYLSAHPLDQFKFEIENLCNVTLADLRSMDQYKDRDVTIAGMVVGAKVDTTKNGKPYARLTLEDYSDTMEIMLFGKDFETYRNFCYTGYMIMIKGKVQPKAYRPEELELKIKTISMLYDVREQQIKGITITLPLSDVSDVLTDDFIKLSSKEKAKVLLKFKIVDPDNRVTVDLFSRSYRVNISNEFINYLKDNEMDFKLSAD; encoded by the coding sequence ATGGGAAAGTTTGTTCATCTGCACGTGCACACGCAATACTCCATTCTAGATGGAGCATCTAGCATTAATGGGCTAATTGACAGGGCCAAGGAACTAGGGATGCCCGGCATTGCCATTACCGATCACGGTAATATGTTTGGGATTAAAGAGTTCATAAATGCCACCAACAAGAAAAACGGATCAATTAACGATGAGATTAAGCGCATTAAATGCGAAATAGAAAACTTACATGCAGAGCAGGATAAAGGAACTGATTGCTCTGCTAAGATTGATGAATTAAACCTTCAGATCAACGAGCAGCAAGGCAAACTATTCAAGCCAATCATTGGCTGTGAGGTTTACGTTGCTAAGAAAAATCGGTTTGATAAAACCGACAAGGAAGACCGAGGGAACTACCACCTAATACTCCTCGCCAAGAACAAGGAGGGCTACCACAACCTTGTTAAGCTGGTTAGCTACGGCTACACCGAGGGATTCTACTATAAGCCCAGAATTGACAAAGAGCTGCTTCGCAAATACAACAAGGGTCTGATTGCATCGAGCGCCTGCCTAGGTGGTGAAATTCCTCAAGCAATTATGAACGGCGACATTAATGCTGCAGAGCAAAGCATTATGGAGTTCAAGGAGATATTCGGGGATGATTTCTACCTCGAGTTAATGCTCCATAAATCCGGAGAGCCAAGAATTGACGAGGATGTTTACGAAAATCAACTCAAAGTTAATAAAGCAATAGTTGAACTTTCGGCCAAAACAGGCACAAAATGCATTGCAACCAACGACGTGCACTTTGTACTGGCCGAGGAAGCACAAGCTCACGATAGGCTAATATGCCTTAACACTGGCAAAGACCTTGATGATATAAACCGGATGCGATACACCTTTCAGGAGTACCTGAAAAGCGAAGCCGAGATGTTATCGATATTTCCCAACTGCCACGATGCCATATACAACACTTATGAGATTTATAGCAAGGTAGAAACATACAGCCTGAGCAACAAGCCCATAATGCCGCACTTTCCACTACCCGAAGGTTTTACCGATGATAACGAGTATTTACGGCACTTGGCCTATAGCGGTGCAAAAAAACGATGGGGCGATAGTCTGCCCGACAATGTTATAGAGCGATTAGACTTTGAACTTGGAGTAATAGCCCGCATGGGATTCCCCGGGTACTTTCTAATTGTTTGGGACTTTATCCGCGCAGCTAGGGATATAGGCGTTTCCGTTGGACCCGGCCGTGGTTCCGCCGCAGGATCGGTGGTGGCCTATTGCCTAAAGATAACCGATATCGATCCAATTAAGTACGACCTGCTGTTTGAGCGCTTCCTAAACCCAGAGCGTATATCGATGCCCGATATTGATATTGACTTTGATGAAGACGGCCGTGAAGAGGTACTTAACTATGTGGTGGAGAAATATGGAGCCAAGCGCGTAGCGCACATTGTAACCTTTGGCACAATGGCCGCACGATCGTCCATAAAAGACGTAGCCCGTGTGCAAAAACTGGATCTCTCCACCGCCGACAGGCTTGCCAAGTTAGTTCCAGAAAAACCAGGGACTACTCTGAAAAGTGCTTTCAAGGAGGTTCCTGAACTGGAAAAGGAACGTAACTCTGACAATGCTTTAATCCGATCGACACTCCAGTACGCACAAGTTTTAGAAGGAACTGTAAGGCAAACGGGGGTTCATGCCTGCGGTATAATCATTGGCCGCGACGATCTGGAGGAGTACATTCCACTCTCCACAAACAAGGAGGCAAAACTATTCGTAACTCAGTACGAAGGCTCGCACGTTGAGGATATCGGCCTACTAAAAATGGACTTTTTAGGCCTAAAAACCCTGTCAATCATTAAGGATGCCTTGCAATTTATAAAGGAATCGACAGGAACAGATCTGGACATCGATACAATTCCGCTTAACGACCCCAAAACATTCGAGCTCTTCTCCAAAGGCGAAACCACCGCCATATTCCAGTTCGAGTCGCCCGGGATGAAGAAACACATGCGGGCATTGGAACCCAACCGCTTTGAGGACTTGATTGCCATGAACGCCCTGTATAGGCCAGGCCCAATGGAGTACATCCCCAGCTTCATCAACAGAAAGCAGGGTCTCGAAAAAATTGAGTACGACATTGCCGACATGGAGGAATACCTAAAGGATACCTATGGTATTACAGTATACCAGGAGCAGGTGATGTTACTCTCGCAAAAGCTGGCTGGCTTTACCAAAGGTCAGGCCGATGCCCTTCGTAAAGCAATGGGAAAAAAGCTCCGCAAGGTAATGGACGAACTTAAGGAGAAATTCATTGAGGGCTGCATAAAGAATGGGCACGATAAGGCCAAAGTTGAAAAAGTTTGGACTGACTGGGAGGCATTTGCCGAGTACGCATTCAACAAATCGCATTCAACCTGCTACGCCTATGTTGCATATCAAACAGCATTCATAAAAGCACACTACCCCAGCCAATTTATGGCCGCTGTGCTGAGCCGTAACCTATCGGACATAAAGAAAATTACAACCTTTATGGACGAGTGTAGGCGCATCGGGATTCAGGTTTTAGGCCCCGATGTGAATGAAAGCCACTATAAATTCGCCGTGATGCCAAACGGAGATGTTCGCTTTGGAATGGGAGCCATAAAAGGAATGGGCGAAAACGCTGCGGCCAACATCATCGAAACGCGAAAAGGCGGAGGAAAGTTCAAGGATATATACGATTTCATGGAGCGCGTCAACCTACAAACCGTTAACAAAAAAAACCTTGAGGTGCTGGTTGTATCAGGGGCGTTCGACAATTTAAGCCCAGTGAGCCGTAGCACATACTTTGCTCCCGACTCGAAAGGAGGCACATACCTCGAAACCCTGATGCGTTACGGGATAAAAACACAAACCGAGAAGTTAAGCAATCAGATGTCGCTCTTTGGCGGCACAGGTGGTTTTGACATGCCAAAGCCGGAACCTCCAAAGGTTGACGAATGGCCTACCATTGAACTACTAAACCGGGAGAAAGAGGTGATAGGTATCTATCTATCGGCTCATCCATTGGATCAGTTCAAATTTGAAATCGAAAACCTCTGCAATGTTACGCTGGCCGATTTAAGAAGCATGGATCAGTACAAGGATCGCGACGTTACCATAGCCGGAATGGTGGTTGGAGCCAAGGTTGACACCACTAAAAACGGCAAGCCATACGCCCGCCTTACGTTGGAGGACTACTCCGACACCATGGAGATAATGCTCTTTGGGAAAGACTTTGAAACCTACCGAAACTTCTGCTACACCGGTTACATGATAATGATAAAAGGAAAGGTTCAGCCTAAAGCCTACAGACCCGAGGAGCTTGAACTGAAAATCAAAACCATATCAATGCTTTACGACGTTCGGGAGCAGCAAATCAAAGGGATTACAATTACGTTACCACTTTCCGATGTTTCCGATGTTTTAACAGATGACTTTATTAAACTTTCCTCCAAGGAAAAAGCAAAGGTTCTCTTGAAATTCAAAATAGTTGACCCCGACAACAGGGTTACTGTAGATTTATTCTCGCGTTCCTACAGGGTAAATATCTCCAACGAATTCATAAACTACCTCAAGGACAACGAAATGGATTTTAAATTAAGTGCAGATTAA
- a CDS encoding ABC transporter ATP-binding protein, protein MIPILKVDSLSKSFGAIKALDNFNLSIYKGEVVGILGPNGSGKTTFLSLILGIKTANQGSFSWFGGERGKLTNDKIGSLLEVPYFFPYLSIEKNLKISALARGYGHNDISLVLQQVNLFERRKAPCYTLSLGMKQRLAIAQTLIGNPDVLVLDEPTNGLDPEGIAEVRNLIKEQSRQGKTIIVASHNLDEIQKVCSHVVILKNGKDIAHGKVDELLNFSQVAIIETPQMHELEDVLTEMQSCKILERNVSGFVVTFNTEVNVVDFSSHLSSRGISLNRFEIRRPTLEELFLSIVKQTNA, encoded by the coding sequence ATGATTCCAATACTTAAAGTTGATTCACTTAGTAAATCGTTCGGGGCAATAAAGGCGCTGGACAACTTTAACCTATCAATATATAAAGGAGAGGTTGTGGGAATCCTTGGACCAAACGGAAGCGGAAAAACTACATTCCTATCGTTAATTCTAGGAATAAAAACAGCCAACCAAGGATCGTTCAGCTGGTTTGGTGGTGAACGCGGAAAATTGACAAATGATAAGATAGGGTCGCTACTGGAAGTTCCCTACTTTTTCCCATACCTCTCAATAGAAAAAAACCTTAAGATTAGCGCACTTGCCCGTGGCTACGGACATAACGACATTTCTTTAGTATTGCAACAGGTAAATCTGTTTGAACGAAGGAAAGCACCATGCTATACCCTGTCGCTAGGAATGAAACAACGGCTTGCCATTGCCCAAACCCTAATAGGTAATCCTGATGTGCTTGTTCTAGACGAACCCACCAACGGACTTGATCCCGAAGGCATAGCCGAGGTACGCAACCTGATTAAGGAGCAATCGCGCCAAGGGAAGACCATAATAGTAGCCAGCCATAATCTTGACGAAATTCAGAAAGTTTGTTCCCACGTGGTTATTCTAAAGAATGGTAAGGATATTGCCCACGGAAAAGTTGACGAACTACTTAATTTCAGTCAAGTAGCAATAATTGAAACGCCTCAAATGCATGAACTAGAAGACGTTTTAACAGAAATGCAGAGCTGCAAAATTCTAGAACGAAATGTCTCGGGATTTGTAGTCACATTCAACACTGAGGTTAATGTGGTTGATTTTAGTTCACATCTATCGAGCCGTGGAATTTCGTTAAACAGATTCGAAATTCGCCGTCCTACACTGGAGGAACTATTCTTAAGTATCGTAAAGCAAACAAATGCTTAA
- a CDS encoding thioredoxin: MALQVTDSNFDELVLNSGKPALVDFWAEWCGPCRMIAPYVEQIAEEYKDKAVVAKVDVDNCPGIAARYGIRNIPTVLFFKGGQQVDKQVGAVPKSNLVAKLEALL, from the coding sequence ATGGCACTACAAGTTACAGATTCAAATTTTGATGAGTTAGTACTAAACTCAGGCAAACCTGCATTGGTTGATTTTTGGGCTGAATGGTGTGGCCCTTGCCGAATGATTGCTCCTTATGTTGAACAAATTGCTGAAGAATACAAGGACAAAGCCGTTGTAGCAAAAGTAGATGTTGACAATTGCCCTGGCATTGCGGCTCGTTATGGCATAAGAAACATACCTACAGTTCTTTTCTTCAAGGGTGGTCAACAGGTTGACAAGCAGGTAGGCGCTGTTCCAAAAAGCAACTTGGTTGCAAAACTCGAGGCTTTGCTATAG